ccctaatcagttgactttgaagTAACCTAAAGGGAGACATTTTCCTGTGTGGGCCTGACCTAATTAGGTGAGCCCTTAAGAGAAGTCAGGAAGAGTCTCCTGCTGGCCTCAAAGGAGAAAACAGCCATGTTGTGGGGAGCACCTTGTGCCATGGGGAGCATCTTGTGCCACAGAAAAGTGGGTGGCCTCCAGGACCTGAACACAGCCAGAATGTGGGGGCCTCAGTTGTAGAGCGACAAGGAATTGAATTCTGCCAATGACCAGTGAGTTTGAAAGAGGGCCCCGAACCTTAGAGAGGACTGCAGCCCTGGATGACACCATGATTTTAGACTGCTTAACCACTAGGCAGAGAAGCCAGCTATGCCATGCCTGGTCTCCTGATAGGAGAAACTTGTGCTGGTTTAAGCCACTAAGTGTGTGGTAATTTTTTACACagtcataggaaactaatataggtGGGTAACCTTAATCACCAGTATTATGTAACTAATGACGCCCATGTAACAGATGTGGCCTTCCCACTCAGGCCCATGGCCCCAAAGTAGCTGCCATTAGAATGAGagatggggaggggggtggtaAACTGACACAAGGTTGGTGGGTGAGCCTATGAGAGCAAGGAACCAAGAAAGTCCATTACATAATTTTTAAGTTTGGATCTTGAAAAGAACTTTAGATGAGGTTGGTGGCACTTGTAATTAACTGAAAGCAAGTACTAAGTAGATGAGGGAAGAGAACTACcaaataaattacaaattcagACTTTAAAACCCTTTGACTCTTAGACACTTAAATGAACCCTAGTCCCTCAAACTTTTACAGACAGGAGATAGGTTGAGTAAGCTGTGTAGCTCCCAGAGATATTTTTCCCAAATCTATTTCAAATGAGGCTGAAGAGAAAAATGGAACCAAAAGAATGTTTCAGAGGATGGAGACACAGGCCACAGACAGCAAAGAACAGGGAACCTGGAGTTCCTCCCACAGGGCAGAATCAAGGCTTGATTAAGTAACTCCCCAGCCTCAAGGTAGGGCCTTCAGAGCATCTGCCCAGTAGGATTTCAGGGTTGCTACAGAGTAGTGACCACCATATGTTTCATATCCTTCCCTCTTTGACTGCATGGTGAGGAGGGGATTGTTACGTCCCACCCTTGTTTATTGGATATGAGTGAGAAGAGAACTTGTCTTTGGGTTCCTAAGAGGACCACAGTAGACACATCTGGGTTTACTGTGTTCCCCCTGGGTACCTTCAACTTCTATCAAGAAGCAGTGGATGGATGGGACTTTAAGTTGTCTCTCCTGGGAAGGTGCTAGTGTGttcaagaggaagaaaaacaacaaaatgattTGGTGACCAAAATAGCAGGCtatggcagaagtgatgttcTATGTTCATATCCccagtttatctttttttaaaaaaatctttattatagttacatatatatataactcaaaatttcccaatttaacTTTGAggcatacattttctctttttagcaCAGGGAAATATTACATTTCCCAGGCTGTATGTAGTTAGGGACCATATGACAGAGAACGGCTACATTTCCCAGCAACACTTACAGTTAGTGACCAGTGACTTAAGTTGTTGCCAGTGGAAATGTGAGCGTATGATGTATCACTTCAGGTGCAAAGCAGTTTAGAATGGAGATCAAGTTTGCCATACTCTGTCTCCCATCTACATGGCTGAAATCAAAGAAATCTTGCAGAGTTGCAAGATAGAAGCATCCTAGATCTCTGACTCACTGAAGAGATTTGCCAAAGTGAACCCCAAAATAGCATCTCACAGagacatgaaagagaaataaactttagTTCTGTTAAGCCACTGAGGTTTGGGGAATTATTTGTTACCTTGGCATAGCCCAGCCCACCTGATTAATGCAATCATATTAGTAGCtggaaaactcattcattttaATCAGGCCAGGCTATCTCTGGGTTTATTATAACCATGCTTTCTATCCCGTACTCTCTTCTGAGGTCATTTCTTAACTCTGATTTCTTATTCCTTGACTGAGCAGATCCATGTCTACATTCAATTTGTCAGCTAGCCCAAAGCTAATAAACATGAGTTATATGTATTCACTCATAcattaaacacattttatttgagcaccaactatatgccaggcactgtcttaGGTACTATGAAATCGATAGTGAAAAAGTCTTcgagcttatattctagtaaagaatgagacaaaaacaaaataaataagtaaattatgtaGTATATCTGAGGTTCACAGATGCTTTGAAGAAAAGTAAGACAGGAAGGGTTAATAGGTGTGCCAGGAAAGGATTTGGCAATTTTACATAAAGAAAATTGAGGAAAATTGTAAAGGATTTTGTGAGGGAGCAAGCCAGGTTGCCATTTGGGGTAAGAGTTGCCAGGTAAAGGGAACAAcagcaaatacctgaaagtgGGAGCATGTCAGAGGTGTTTGGAGCAGAGCAAGGAGCAAGGAAGCCCATGCAGGAGAAAAGGACAGGGACACCAGGGGGCATCATGTGCAGGCTTGTGGGTCACAGTAGAGACTATGGCTTCTATTCTGAGCTGGGTTTTGCACAAAGAACTGACATAACAACATAACTGATGGCTAGCTGTGCTGAGGTtagactgttttagtttcctaggctgctccaagcaaataccatgaagtggttcagcttaaacaatgggaatttatttgcttatggttaaagtccaggaaaatgtccaaatcaaggcattatcaaggcaatgctttcttcccaagggCCAGatgttggtgatccttggctcctctgccagatggcaaggcacatggcggcatgtCCTGGTCTCTTggtctcttccaggttttgttgatttcagcttcttacttctgtggctttctctccctcactctgtattcattccatttataaaagactccagtaataggattaagacccattctgaatgagatGGGTTACACCTTAATCAAAGTAGCTTCatcgaaaggtcctacttataatgggttcataacCCACCGGAATTGATTAAATTTAAGCTGAATTTATTGATGCTCAGCTTCTTACCTCCTATGACTTTATTCTCTGTCTGTATTTGattctgcttataaatgacttcagtaataggattaagacctatcctgattgagataggccacaccttaattaaggGAACCTCATCACAATTTCTGCTTACAATGGTTTCGtgtccacaggaatggataagatTTAAGGTCATGTTtgtctggggtacacacagcttcgaACCACCACACCATGCTTTCCAAGGGCTGCTCCTGCCAAAGACTGAGCAAGGCAGGAAGACTCCAGACTCCTCTGATGGGAGACTTTGGCTCAAGAATGCCCATCTGCCAAgaccttccctccctctctctttctcctcctccttcttctccattttcttctctgtcttctttctctttcttcctcctcctcctcttcctcctcctccccctcctcctcttcctccccctcctgttcttcttcttctcctctccctccttattccccttctcctccccctcctcttcctcttcccccttctctttcccttcttcctcatctttctcctcttcctcttcctcctttatcttcttcttttctctgtcctCTCCTTAACTGGGATCATAACTTCATTTCAGACTGGCAACTCTCCTAGCTTCCCCCAGCTCCCCTGTCTTAGCTTCCCagcagctaaaacaaataccatacaatggggtggcttaaacaatgggaatttattttctcatggtttgaggctagaagaagtccaaaattgaggtgacAGCAAGGCtatgttttctccctgaaaactgcGTCATTTGGGGATGCTGCCAGCAATCCCTAGATCtgtggctttcctgtcacatggcaatgcaacatggtgatgtcttctgggttcagttgacttccagctttttgcTTCTCTACATGACTTTGTCTCCAAAAGTCCCCTTATAATAGGATTAAagtccaacctcattcagttgggccataccttaactaaaaacaataaCTTCAAAAGACCCTATCTAAAATGGATTtgcacccacaagaatagattaggattaagaatttgaatttttcttagttcataattcaatttaccacatCCCTGTACCACCATCACCCCATTTTGTCTCACAGATGTTCTCCCTATGAATCTCGTGCACATCAAATTCAGTCTAGGAGGCTCAGAGAAATGGACTAATTGAGAGAAAGTAGTTCAAAGACAACAACAAGGTCTTTGGTTTCAGAAGCTGGAGAGATGGAAATACCATATCCTTAATACGTGCATGCATGAATGAACCTCCACACCCATCCATCTGTCTAGCCGTGCCATGCATTGCCAGAAAATTCACATCTGTATTACCTGGATGGATTTGTAGAAGGCCCCAGGAGAGGTGAACTTAACAAATACCACACCCTGCTCTGGATCTCTGCATTTGTGGATTCCACTGAGCCAGAAGAGGGCGGCAGAGGTAGCCAGGCCAGGAGAAAAGGATTATCTCCCTTCAGAATGCTAAATGACACTGGAGATCCTAAGTTCAAATTGTTGAGATCTCAGGTGGTTTTAGCCCATGGCATAGTAGCTAATAGGTGTtgctgttcttttattttaaccCAACTTCTGGGAAAACTGGGACCTTGGGGCATTCGGCCAGATCATTTGCAAATGAGTATGACAGTGAAAGATTACTGTATTGGGGAAGAAGTCCCAGAGAGGGGGCTGcaacaaataaaaatgtcatcAAGGTGACTTCCTTGTGCTACAGGCATCTCTAACCAAGGATTACAGAAGTGGAGGGATCACTAATGAAATGTTTGACATTGAGTCACTCAGTTGGAGCGGGGAAAGAGATAGTAATGCAGAAAATTTAACTGGAAATGCCTGATAATTGTAGCTTGGGGTCCCCTCCTGTGCCTACCAAATTTCATGGCAAGCAGtcgataaatatttattgaataaataaagtaatgaatgagtcaaaataaagttaaaaaaagaatataagaaagGATTCTTGTAGCTTCATGTTCTTTTTCGTTTTCTATAAAAACTATTTATTATACACGTACAACACTAACAATAGCTATCTATGGAATGTGGGAATTTTCTACAAAGGCTTGCTTTCATAAGTTTTTCTGTGATAAAAAAGTTagaagaaagtaataaaaataaaaattacggaaaagcaaaataaaactaaaatggaactGCCTTTTCCCCCTATTTTACTGggttggtgtattagttaggattctctagggaaacagaatcaatacgagatatctataaatataaaatttataaaagtctCATGCGCCTGTACTTCGCGAGCTCTTGGGACGTATCAGCCCCCATCCTCCGTGGGCCGGGGTCGCTTGGGGCCCAGGACTTCTGCGGAGGATGGCGGAGCAGAGGCGAAGGGAACGCGGCCTCCGGAGGTGACCCGGGCGCCCTCTGCGGCGAGAACGACCGCCGGCCCCGGGCTCGTGGTCCAAAGAAGCATTTGAAGCGTGTAGCAGCTCCAAAGCATTGGATGCTGGACAAACTGACTGGTGTGTTTGCTCCTCGTCCATCCACTGGTCCCCATAAGCTGAGAGAATGTCTCCCTCTCATCATCTTCTTAAGGAACAGACTTAAGTATGCCCTGACAGGAGATGAAGTAAAGAAAATCTGTATGCAGCGGTTCATAAAGATTGATGGCAAGGTCCGAACTGATATAACTTATCCTGCTGGTTTTATGGATGTCATCAGCATTGACAAGACTGGAGAGAATTTCCGTCTGGTTTATGATACCAAGGGTCGCTTTGCTGTTCATCGTATTACACCTGAGGAGGCCAAGTACAAGTTGTGCAAAGTGAGGAAGATCTTTGTAGGCACAAAAGGAATCCCTCATCTGGTGACCCATGATGCCCGTACCATCCGCTACCCTGATCCCCTCATCAAGGTGAATGACACCATTCAAATTGATTTGGAGACGGGCAAGATTACCGATTTCATAAAGTTCGATACTGGTAATCTGTGTATGGTGACTGGAGGTGCTAATCTGGGAAGAATTGGTGTGATCACCAACAGAGAGAGGCATCCTGGCTCTTTTGATGTGGTTCATGTGAAAGATGCCAATGGCAACAGCTTTGCCACCCGGCTTTCCAACATTTTTGTTattggcaaaggcaacaagccaTGGATTTCTCTTCCCCGAGGAAAAGGTATCCGCCTCACAATTGCTGAAGAGAGAGACAAGAGACTGGCTGCCAAACAGAGCAGTGGGTGAAATGATCTTTAGGTGAAATGGATGGAGAACTCTTTGTGGTTAATAATAAAGCATgattaattgcaaaaaaaaaaaaaaaaaaaaaaaaagtatcatgcaactgtgggtatgcacgagtccaaattacgtagggcaggcagcaaactggcaacttctacaaattcctcaggaaacgcttcgctggtcagttaagaagaagtgaagttcctctgtctgtctcgcttaaaagtcttcgactgattggattaaatccagctgactgcattctctcattgcggaagacaagCCCTTCATTGACattatcagtcacagctgcagccaatcgactgatgatttaacaaaccagccttctggtttattaaccagacacaaatgtccttgaagtaacagttaggccagtgctggcttgaccagacacctgggtaccatcacctggccaagctgacacatgaacctaaccatcacagttggtGAAATGTGAATAGCTTTAACAGCGCCTATTTTTGAGgacaatgtggagaaatggaCACTCTTCTAATTACTGCTAGGAGTTTACATTGGTACAACCTTTAGGGGGGTAGTTTTAGAAGCcataatataaatacaattttattgaaatatactcacataccctacaatcatccaaagtgtacaattattcacagtaccatcatatagttgtgcattcaccaccagaatcaatttttgaacattctccttactccaaaaacaataaaagtaaaagtaaaaaaagaacacataaaacattctatcaccaccacccccaatcccaccctattttcatttagtttcgtCCCCATTTTAGAAGCCATATTTTGATGCAGAGAAATTTTGCTGAAGAGAAGCAAGGCTTTTTAGATCAGGAAATTTTGACCTGATCAAGGCACTTCCAGCAGTTCATGGATAGAATTCAGGGAATCTCTGAAcgtccagagaaagaaaaaatgcaccCTTATTTTTATTAACTTGCAACCATAATCTAGCATTCCCTTCAATTATGAATATATGCACCAAACTACAGTAAATTTGTAGTACTTCTGACTTTGTCATTAATAGTAATCAGATAATTTCATACCTGATCACAGTTACTGAAGATAATTTGAATAGCATTTACTCTCATCACTGTTTCTTTATATCCACTATTAAACTTGCAGGtttcatttaacaaattaatcaatttttaaaatatttggataaaTGTATTTCGACATAATTCTGTTTCATTCATAATctttctgtcttattttattcACTCATGATTCTGAGAAGTTTCCATCAGCTTCACCAGATTGCCAAGGAGCCCACTGcagtaaaaagtttaaaagttgtGCTTTGGATGAAGAGCTCAGTAGGCTGCTGATGACCAGCTTTGTAGAGGTTTCCGGAGAGAAAAACATTAGCAATGGCAGGAGGTTATGAGAAAAGTCACCAGTGCAATCTCTccctggatttttgttttttatagcaATTTGGAAGTTGCAGATTCTGTCTTGAATTTAATTG
This genomic stretch from Choloepus didactylus isolate mChoDid1 chromosome 6, mChoDid1.pri, whole genome shotgun sequence harbors:
- the LOC119536066 gene encoding 40S ribosomal protein S4, X isoform-like, which codes for MLDKLTGVFAPRPSTGPHKLRECLPLIIFLRNRLKYALTGDEVKKICMQRFIKIDGKVRTDITYPAGFMDVISIDKTGENFRLVYDTKGRFAVHRITPEEAKYKLCKVRKIFVGTKGIPHLVTHDARTIRYPDPLIKVNDTIQIDLETGKITDFIKFDTGNLCMVTGGANLGRIGVITNRERHPGSFDVVHVKDANGNSFATRLSNIFVIGKGNKPWISLPRGKGIRLTIAEERDKRLAAKQSSG